TATTGATGCTTCCGCCCTGGACTACGTCGTGTTCTATGAGAAGCCCTTGGCGAAGTTTGAACGGCTACTCGCGACGTACCGTGCGTTCGCACCCGAGGGCTGGGAGTCATTCCGGCTGGCCCTGCCGCTCTGGGCGAACGAGAAGCTGGATCTACCCGGTGAGATCCGTGCCGCGCTTCGCACATACTCCGGGCCGCTGCTCTTCACGGACCATCATGAATCCCATGCTGCTAGCGCGTTCTTTCCGTCGCCTTTTGAAGGGGCAGCGATTCTGACTCTGGACGCGGTCGGCGAATGGGGGACCAGCTCGCTCGGGACCGGGCAGGGCAACCGGATTTCTCTGAGCCACGAGATGCGATTCCCGCATTCGCTGGGAATGCTCTATTCCGCATTCACCTACTACACGGGCTTCAAGGTGAACTCGGGAGAGTACAAGCTGATGGGCCTCGCGCCCTACGGCGTGCCGCGCTTCGTGGACACGATCCTCGATCGGATGGTGGAGCTCCGGGACGACGGCTCCATCTGGATGGATATGTCCTACTTCAACTATTGCCAGGGACTCACCATGACCTCGGAGCACTTTCACGAGCTCTTTGGCGGTCCGCCCCGTCGTCCCGAGAGCCCGATTACCCAGAAAGAAATGGACTTGGCGGCGTCGATCCAGATGGTATGCGAGGAGGTAGTACTTCGGGCGTCGCGGCATGTCCACCGGCTCACCGGGATGCGGAACCTAGTACTCTCCGGCGGAGTGGCCCTTAACTGTGTTGCCAACGGGCGGATCCTACGTGAGGGTCCTTTCGAGCGGATCTGGGTGCAACCCGCCGCCGGGGATGCCGGCGGGGCCCTGGGAGCCGCTCTCCTCGTGTGGCATCATTACCTGAAGCGGCCGCGGGCGGCTGCTCCGAGTGACAGTCAACAGGGATCGCTGCTGGGTCCCGCGTTCAGCAACGACGACATTGGCGTCTTCCTGGACTCCGTCGGGGCGCGCTATGAACTCTTGAGCGAATCGGCCCTGCTGGATCGAGTGGCGCGACTTCTCGATGACGAGAAGATCATTGGCTGGTTCCACGGGCGGATGGAGTACGGTCCGCGAGCGCTGGGTTCGCGGAGCATAATCGGGGACGCGCGCTCGCCGCGGATGCAGCGCGTGATGAACCTGAAGATCAAATTTCGCGAATCATTCCGGCCTTTTGCTCCGTGCGTGTTACGCGAGCACGCGAGCGAAGTCTTCGAGATGCAACCGGAAGAGGAGAGCCCGTACATGCTGGTCGTGGCACCGGTACGCGACCGGTGGAGAATACCCCTCGATGCCGATGCGCGTCGGAAAATGACCGACCCCGATCTCCGCATTCGCGTGTCTGTACCACGCTCCACGCTTCCTGCCATCACGCACGTGGATTATTCGGCTCGAATCCAGACAGTGGATGCCGAACGGTACGGCCGGTACTACCGGCTCATGAAGCGTTTCTATGAGCTCACCGGGTGCCCGGTTATCGTCAATACGAGCTTCAATATTCGCGGGGAGCCAATCGTGTGTTCGCCCGAAGATGCATACCGCTGCTTCATGGGAACCGATATCGACTGCCTCGTTCTGGAGAACTACCTGCTAATGAAGGAAGATCAGCCAGCCGAGGCGCGGATAGACGCTGAAGCCTATCGAGCACAGTTCACCTTGGATTGACTTATGGCGACCCTGATCCTTCCACCGCATCCGCGCACTGCTTTGCTGCGCGGGTTCGGAGTGGCGCTGGGCCTCATTGTATTGCTGATTGTCAGTCTCTTGGCTCTCGCGGTCGGCTCTTTGCCAGGTGTTCTGTCCGGAATCGCCCTGGGCCTGATAGTCGCCGTGATCGGCGTCGTTTCGCCACGTCTGTCTTTCCGCCTCTACAGGACTTGGAATCGCGCCGCCGCGGCTTACGCGCGGTTCGCGCAGTCCGCGGTGCTCCTGATCTCCTTCCACATCTTGATGCGAGGGGCCCGACACGCCGACAGATCCCTGCACTTGTC
The sequence above is drawn from the Longimicrobiaceae bacterium genome and encodes:
- a CDS encoding carbamoyltransferase, giving the protein MMKILGISAFYHDSAAALLVDGEIVAAAQEERFTRRKQDARFPHAAVAYCLAEGGIDASALDYVVFYEKPLAKFERLLATYRAFAPEGWESFRLALPLWANEKLDLPGEIRAALRTYSGPLLFTDHHESHAASAFFPSPFEGAAILTLDAVGEWGTSSLGTGQGNRISLSHEMRFPHSLGMLYSAFTYYTGFKVNSGEYKLMGLAPYGVPRFVDTILDRMVELRDDGSIWMDMSYFNYCQGLTMTSEHFHELFGGPPRRPESPITQKEMDLAASIQMVCEEVVLRASRHVHRLTGMRNLVLSGGVALNCVANGRILREGPFERIWVQPAAGDAGGALGAALLVWHHYLKRPRAAAPSDSQQGSLLGPAFSNDDIGVFLDSVGARYELLSESALLDRVARLLDDEKIIGWFHGRMEYGPRALGSRSIIGDARSPRMQRVMNLKIKFRESFRPFAPCVLREHASEVFEMQPEEESPYMLVVAPVRDRWRIPLDADARRKMTDPDLRIRVSVPRSTLPAITHVDYSARIQTVDAERYGRYYRLMKRFYELTGCPVIVNTSFNIRGEPIVCSPEDAYRCFMGTDIDCLVLENYLLMKEDQPAEARIDAEAYRAQFTLD